In one window of Effusibacillus lacus DNA:
- the hemL gene encoding glutamate-1-semialdehyde 2,1-aminomutase: protein MHNGYEKSQAAFAEAKKFIPGGVNSPVRAFRAVGTEPVFIERGEGSRMFDIDGNEYIDYVLSWGPLILGHAHPEVTEAVIEYTKKGTSYGAPTLLETEMAKLVVDIVPSVEIVRMVNSGTEATMSALRLARGYTKRSKIIKFEGCYHGHADSLLIKAGSGVATLGLPDSPGVPESVASNTLTVPFNDIESLKLAFEKFGEDIAAVIIEPVAGNMGCVLPKPGYLPAVRQITREYGTLLIFDEVMTGFRVAYGGAQAYYDIDPDLTTLGKVIGGGLPVGAYGGKKEIMEMIAPAGPIYQAGTLSGNPLAMIAGYTTLKLLGRTGVYEELAAKSRRIADGFKEATEELGIPSFTCSVGGMFGCFFTDTEVVDYSTAKTSNLDRYGKYFREMLKRGVYLAPSQLEAGFTSLAHTVEDIDRTLEASREALKAL from the coding sequence ATGCACAACGGTTACGAGAAATCACAAGCTGCTTTTGCAGAAGCGAAGAAGTTCATTCCAGGCGGTGTCAATTCTCCCGTTCGGGCTTTTCGGGCAGTCGGAACGGAACCTGTCTTTATCGAACGCGGTGAAGGGAGCCGCATGTTTGACATTGACGGAAATGAATATATTGACTATGTGCTTTCCTGGGGGCCGCTGATTTTGGGGCATGCCCATCCGGAAGTGACAGAGGCCGTAATCGAGTATACGAAAAAAGGAACCTCCTACGGAGCCCCCACCCTGCTGGAAACGGAGATGGCCAAACTGGTCGTAGACATTGTCCCTTCCGTTGAGATTGTGCGGATGGTCAATTCGGGTACGGAAGCGACGATGAGCGCCCTCCGCCTGGCACGCGGCTATACCAAACGCAGCAAGATCATCAAGTTTGAAGGCTGTTACCACGGACATGCGGATAGTCTGTTAATTAAAGCGGGATCCGGCGTGGCAACCCTTGGTTTGCCGGATTCACCCGGGGTGCCGGAATCGGTTGCATCCAACACCTTGACCGTTCCTTTCAACGATATCGAATCGCTGAAACTGGCTTTCGAGAAGTTTGGAGAAGACATAGCGGCTGTTATCATTGAACCGGTTGCGGGCAACATGGGGTGCGTTCTTCCCAAGCCCGGGTATCTGCCAGCCGTTCGGCAAATCACCCGTGAATACGGGACCCTTCTGATCTTTGACGAGGTGATGACCGGTTTCCGGGTGGCTTATGGCGGGGCTCAAGCCTATTACGACATTGATCCGGATTTGACCACCCTGGGTAAGGTGATCGGCGGAGGTTTGCCGGTTGGCGCTTATGGCGGCAAGAAAGAAATCATGGAGATGATCGCGCCGGCAGGTCCCATCTACCAGGCCGGGACATTGTCCGGCAACCCGCTGGCGATGATTGCGGGATACACGACTCTGAAACTGTTGGGCCGTACGGGAGTCTATGAGGAGTTGGCTGCCAAGTCCAGACGGATCGCAGATGGGTTTAAAGAGGCGACCGAAGAACTCGGAATCCCCTCTTTCACCTGTTCTGTCGGGGGCATGTTCGGCTGCTTTTTCACTGATACGGAAGTTGTGGATTATTCGACAGCGAAGACTTCCAACCTGGATCGTTACGGGAAGTATTTCCGCGAAATGCTGAAACGGGGTGTCTATCTGGCGCCCTCCCAATTGGAAGCGGGCTTCACGTCTCTCGCTCATACGGTTGAGGATATTGACCGCACGCTGGAAGCTTCGCGGGAAGCGTTGAAGGCGTTGTAG
- a CDS encoding TSUP family transporter has product MIHFMRKSNTYTKAVQLTRVLILGSCVGAFIIFYNTGFVQWDYAIVMAIGSALGSQIGLFALPHIPLKFAKALLLAIIFLLIGQVVFNII; this is encoded by the coding sequence ATTATACACTTTATGAGGAAAAGCAATACGTACACCAAAGCTGTACAGCTTACAAGAGTATTAATCCTTGGAAGTTGTGTTGGTGCTTTTATCATTTTTTATAATACTGGATTTGTACAATGGGATTATGCAATCGTAATGGCTATTGGTTCTGCACTAGGTTCTCAAATTGGATTATTTGCTTTACCACATATTCCTTTAAAATTTGCGAAGGCGTTATTATTAGCAATTATTTTTCTATTAATAGGACAAGTAGTATTTAATATTATTTAA
- the ptsP gene encoding phosphoenolpyruvate--protein phosphotransferase, with product MSFDQHPHQTVIPVYRPLEGPLVPIEEVPDPVFSSKLLGDGVAVRAESGVLRSPVDGEVSLLFPSMHAIAIRTTQGLDIMIHIGLDTVELQGMGFVSLVEPGDSVRIGQELIRFDLPKIAATHSLLTPVLVTDMERVERIEPGTEEILYFVVLKQSSLRQESRDWQTVEQSISGLALSDGIAMGTAVVFRPEYNVKRYRVADRLAEVDRFRQAVLNAKADLGDLIETAITRLSAQEVEILSVQELLLEDPLVTDEILEEIGQTGFNAEAVVWDVMQRWIQEFTEMEDPYMRGRAIDLIDVRDRLLRMLEGAFHTAPGFGKGSILVMEELPPTIVGDPNLENIGGVVTAKGNETSHGSILARSIGIPLVSGMGDKMAGILPGDFLIVDGTNGQVIINPSPETIERYREQLARRQEQERELLTWRDKQAITQDQYKISVGANIGGLADTKRARKFGADEIGLFRTEVLFMSYGHWPSEEEQFDWYKRILLEMEGRPVIFRVLDIGGDKPLPYFPIEEQNPFLGYRGVRVLFDQIRLFREQLRALYRASRFGPVRIMFPMIHSVEEWKSIQVICEDVRAETGVEPVDLGLMVETPAAALLIDYFVEHVQFISIGTNDLTQYTLAVDRQNDRVKDLYDPLHPAVLRLIRKVAQSAAKKNVWVGVCGELAGDETMLPFWIGLGVNELSVNPNRVLSIKKRISDLSRSEAQQLVANLDNAMTREDVNRILFGKSI from the coding sequence GTGTCATTCGACCAGCACCCCCACCAAACTGTGATACCCGTATACCGTCCCCTGGAAGGGCCGCTTGTACCAATTGAAGAGGTTCCGGATCCCGTGTTCTCTTCCAAGCTGCTGGGTGACGGGGTGGCGGTGCGGGCGGAAAGCGGGGTGTTGCGTTCGCCCGTTGACGGTGAAGTGAGCTTGTTGTTTCCGTCCATGCATGCAATTGCAATCCGTACAACGCAAGGATTGGACATTATGATTCATATTGGGTTGGATACAGTTGAACTTCAGGGAATGGGCTTTGTTTCGCTTGTGGAACCGGGGGATTCGGTACGGATTGGCCAGGAACTGATCCGTTTTGACCTGCCGAAGATTGCAGCCACCCATTCGTTGTTAACCCCCGTGCTTGTCACGGATATGGAGCGGGTCGAAAGGATTGAGCCCGGGACGGAAGAGATCCTTTATTTCGTAGTGCTGAAACAATCCTCTTTGCGTCAGGAGTCAAGAGATTGGCAGACCGTGGAACAAAGCATCTCCGGTTTGGCATTATCGGATGGAATCGCAATGGGTACAGCTGTCGTCTTCAGGCCAGAGTACAATGTAAAAAGGTACCGGGTGGCGGATCGGCTTGCGGAGGTTGACCGCTTCCGGCAGGCTGTGCTGAATGCGAAAGCGGATTTGGGCGATTTGATCGAAACAGCCATTACCCGGTTGTCAGCACAGGAAGTGGAGATCCTGTCGGTTCAGGAATTGCTCTTGGAAGATCCGCTCGTTACAGATGAAATCTTGGAGGAAATAGGACAAACAGGCTTTAATGCCGAAGCTGTCGTATGGGATGTGATGCAACGCTGGATTCAGGAATTTACTGAGATGGAAGACCCTTATATGCGCGGGCGGGCGATTGATTTGATCGACGTCCGCGACCGGCTGCTGAGGATGCTGGAAGGGGCATTCCACACTGCTCCCGGATTTGGGAAAGGAAGCATTCTGGTAATGGAGGAATTGCCTCCCACGATTGTCGGGGATCCCAATCTTGAGAATATTGGCGGTGTTGTGACGGCCAAGGGAAATGAAACCAGCCATGGATCCATCCTGGCAAGGTCAATCGGGATCCCTTTGGTTTCCGGGATGGGAGATAAGATGGCGGGCATTCTGCCGGGGGATTTCCTGATTGTTGACGGAACAAACGGCCAAGTAATCATCAACCCAAGCCCGGAAACAATTGAACGTTACCGGGAGCAGTTGGCACGCCGCCAGGAGCAGGAGCGGGAACTGCTGACATGGCGGGACAAGCAGGCAATTACTCAGGATCAGTATAAAATATCGGTGGGGGCTAACATCGGAGGATTGGCCGACACGAAACGGGCACGGAAGTTCGGGGCGGATGAAATAGGCTTGTTCCGGACGGAAGTGTTGTTTATGAGCTATGGTCATTGGCCTTCCGAAGAAGAACAATTTGATTGGTACAAACGCATCTTATTGGAGATGGAAGGGCGACCTGTCATTTTCAGGGTGTTGGACATTGGCGGGGACAAGCCCCTGCCCTATTTTCCCATTGAGGAGCAAAACCCTTTCCTCGGGTACCGCGGGGTAAGGGTACTGTTTGACCAGATCCGATTGTTTCGTGAACAGCTGCGGGCTTTGTACCGGGCTTCCCGATTTGGCCCTGTTCGCATCATGTTCCCGATGATTCATTCGGTCGAAGAATGGAAGTCCATTCAGGTCATCTGTGAGGATGTAAGAGCAGAAACGGGAGTTGAGCCTGTCGATCTTGGCCTGATGGTGGAAACGCCTGCCGCCGCTCTGCTGATCGACTACTTTGTCGAACATGTCCAATTTATCAGCATTGGCACCAATGATCTGACTCAGTACACGCTGGCCGTCGACCGTCAAAACGATCGGGTAAAAGACCTGTATGATCCTCTTCATCCCGCCGTGCTTAGGTTGATCCGAAAAGTGGCACAGTCTGCTGCAAAGAAAAATGTGTGGGTCGGGGTGTGCGGTGAGCTAGCCGGGGACGAAACGATGCTGCCCTTTTGGATTGGTTTGGGAGTCAATGAGTTGTCTGTCAATCCAAACCGGGTGCTGTCCATCAAGAAGCGGATCTCCGACTTGTCACGCAGTGAAGCACAACAGCTGGTGGCCAATCTGGACAATGCAATGACAAGAGAAGACGTGAACCGGATACTGTTCGGCAAATCCATATGA